In one Argonema galeatum A003/A1 genomic region, the following are encoded:
- a CDS encoding adenylate/guanylate cyclase domain-containing protein, with product MILVVSLGAMWASTLICSSAGKALLTERVFSQLTSLRAARTYQIQDYFERLVQHTQTLSDDYMFIAAMKEFKAAYAELTKANVPAEYNTKIDAYYTKEVLPRLVKTTEGKPLIEAYIPNKTATRYLQYHYIAANSNPVGKKFLLDDAGDKSKYSSVHARYHPRFRNIAERFGYYDMYLIDTTGNIVYMLSKEIDFGTNLIDGRYSQSNLGKALADSLKAKSTEFVEIVDFEPWQASYGAPASFVASPIFEGTELIGVLAFQLPIDAVNRIMTNDNNWQKIGLGKTGETFLVGKDYLMRSASRFLIEDPEGYAKTLRNNGVDQKTINKIKEYNTSILLQEVRTKSADAGLAGKEGTWIINDYRGIPVLNSYAPLEIDGLKWVIIAKIDVSEAYAPIDHFQKRVLISATLIMLLITLLGMWLANIFTRPIKTLMAGARRVGAGEFDTVVTSKSKDEFGELAKSFNEAVSSLRNHANLIEQKNRENEKLLLRILPAPIAKRLKGGEKNIAEQVSNVTVLFSDLHHFTHLYQSMSAQEVVALLNEMVTAFDEMTEKYGIDKIKTIGDGYMAACGLSVPRLDHEKRMVEFAVEMLAFVRRYSYEKGLHLDLKIGINSGDVVAGIMGKNKMLYDVWGDTVNTANQLRSACPAGAILVSQNIYDRLEDLYEFERVGEIQEPGKQKLVAWQLKSTQQPVTAKATKEWESDK from the coding sequence ATGATACTGGTGGTCAGCCTCGGCGCGATGTGGGCCAGCACCTTGATATGCTCTAGTGCTGGTAAAGCTCTTCTCACCGAAAGAGTCTTCAGCCAATTAACCAGCCTTCGCGCTGCTAGAACTTATCAAATCCAAGATTACTTTGAAAGACTCGTCCAGCATACCCAGACGCTTAGCGATGACTATATGTTCATTGCTGCCATGAAAGAGTTTAAGGCAGCCTACGCCGAGCTTACCAAAGCTAACGTCCCTGCCGAGTATAACACCAAGATTGATGCCTACTACACGAAGGAAGTTTTGCCCAGACTGGTGAAAACTACCGAAGGTAAACCTCTAATCGAAGCCTACATACCCAATAAAACTGCTACCCGTTACCTCCAGTACCACTACATCGCAGCTAACTCCAACCCTGTTGGCAAGAAATTTCTCCTTGACGATGCGGGTGACAAAAGCAAGTATAGCAGTGTTCACGCCCGCTACCATCCCCGTTTTCGCAACATAGCTGAACGATTTGGCTACTACGATATGTACCTAATCGACACAACGGGTAACATTGTTTATATGCTTTCCAAAGAAATTGACTTTGGCACAAACCTGATAGACGGACGCTACAGTCAGAGCAACTTAGGCAAGGCTCTAGCTGATTCCCTAAAAGCGAAGAGTACGGAGTTTGTAGAGATTGTCGATTTCGAGCCTTGGCAAGCGTCCTACGGAGCGCCAGCCTCATTCGTCGCCTCTCCCATTTTTGAAGGAACGGAATTGATAGGCGTTTTGGCGTTCCAGCTACCCATTGATGCCGTTAATCGCATCATGACAAATGATAATAATTGGCAAAAGATTGGTCTGGGCAAAACAGGAGAAACTTTTCTAGTCGGGAAGGATTATCTAATGCGCTCTGCGTCCCGTTTCCTGATTGAAGACCCAGAAGGTTATGCAAAAACCCTGCGAAACAACGGCGTCGATCAGAAGACCATTAACAAAATAAAAGAGTACAACACCTCAATCCTCCTACAGGAAGTGCGAACAAAATCAGCAGATGCAGGGTTGGCAGGTAAAGAGGGGACGTGGATTATCAACGATTATCGCGGTATTCCAGTTTTGAATTCATACGCGCCATTAGAAATCGATGGATTGAAGTGGGTTATCATCGCCAAGATAGATGTTTCTGAAGCCTATGCCCCGATCGACCACTTTCAAAAAAGAGTTTTGATTTCAGCTACTTTAATCATGCTGCTCATCACGCTATTGGGGATGTGGCTTGCCAACATCTTTACCAGACCCATCAAAACTTTAATGGCTGGTGCCCGCCGGGTGGGGGCTGGAGAATTTGATACAGTTGTGACATCGAAATCTAAAGATGAATTTGGAGAGTTAGCGAAGTCATTCAACGAAGCAGTAAGCAGCCTTCGCAATCACGCCAATCTGATCGAACAGAAAAATCGCGAAAATGAGAAATTACTCTTAAGAATACTTCCTGCCCCTATAGCCAAACGCCTCAAAGGTGGAGAGAAAAACATCGCCGAGCAGGTTTCCAATGTCACGGTATTGTTCTCCGACCTCCACCACTTCACCCACCTTTATCAATCAATGTCCGCTCAGGAAGTTGTTGCCCTGCTCAATGAAATGGTAACAGCTTTCGATGAAATGACCGAAAAATACGGTATAGATAAGATTAAAACCATTGGGGATGGTTACATGGCAGCCTGCGGACTGAGTGTGCCGCGTCTAGATCATGAAAAACGCATGGTAGAATTTGCTGTGGAAATGCTTGCTTTTGTCCGCCGATATAGTTATGAAAAAGGCTTGCACCTAGACCTAAAAATTGGTATCAATTCAGGAGATGTGGTGGCGGGCATCATGGGCAAAAATAAAATGCTCTACGACGTTTGGGGCGATACTGTCAATACTGCCAACCAGCTGAGGTCAGCTTGCCCGGCGGGAGCTATCCTGGTGTCCCAAAACATCTACGATCGCTTGGAAGACCTCTACGAGTTTGAGCGGGTTGGGGAAATCCAAGAACCTGGAAAACAAAAGCTAGTGGCTTGGCAACTGAAAAGTACCCAACAACCAGTAACTGCTAAAGCAACTAAGGAATGGGAATCTGATAAGTAG